A genomic window from Luteolibacter sp. LG18 includes:
- a CDS encoding autotransporter-associated beta strand repeat-containing protein gives MKPRIHSLRPFLGTILITFGLAVTGTSHAATITKADNATALDAGASWTGATAPGSGDTADWSGSYTVLANLGSSFTASTPVSWQGISIGNITGAGAGLVSIGGTGNASTGSQITIGTGGINLSAANQNAVLNAVTLTVTGSAQNWNIATGRNLRLGATGTGSANAKLTGTATTVITVTGGGVCDLNQGGASGFSDAAGFNGFNGKWIVDTGTTLRGIRNGATAFGTSTAADTITLQGGTLASGGITGSQGNWTWTSNIKLATSTSSSIDQQLPTGTGRSLKLNGVISGSGDLVFKESGSANTFDSDDLGFVITGNNTLSGTVTIGGATENGIAGRLTSVRVGGVTGNDTTLPAGTTGNLGTAAVVNNGVLTFSHSNAFTAANNISGTGTVRAGSTGITGSNTQTLTLSGTNSYSGGTQANNGYLIFANAGAVPSTGLITINASGSLVSSGAHTTVTEWLTSGSIATSSTGAIALPGDSAEAVDFTGYNTLGLSTNQANATFTGTITPGTGGYVFGGSSGTNLTVATNLGGTSGFTKSGSSTITLTGTNTWSGDALVSGGTLQIGSGGSITSSGAFAINGGATVTQSTGTVTLNSTSTNQPIRVCSGTGSATTGSYTLSGGTLNVPNVATAISYGGANTATLTISGGTANLKGLNFTASTSSTGILTLTGGTLNIGSAGITNTSGGGTRTTNLGAGTLGASADWSNAQNATLTDAATGTTFNTLDAVDHTSARTVTFSGVLSGAGALVKTGAGTLALTGINTYTGATTVNGGTLLVGNGTSGSAASSAVTVTTAGTLAGSGTVGAVTANAGGTISPGAGLGGLNTGALAINTDASAAFEINTTALQADVIHVTGNVTLAGNLNLSDLAAGTPSVGSKLTLITYTGTLTGTFAGKAEGTTVTVGGNSFTLHYNDANAVTLTALSADAYTSWATSHGLGGADALRDADPDHDGVKNVLELLFGSEPNPANSGASSLANLPVTELDATTLHFSFHRAAASISTVTPIVQYSSDLTTWSTATDGSNGVTFQTTTDGYGTGVDKVTVNIPLALGANGRLFARVQVAIP, from the coding sequence ATGAAACCCAGAATCCACTCCCTCCGCCCGTTCCTCGGCACCATCCTGATCACCTTCGGACTTGCCGTCACGGGCACCTCCCACGCCGCCACGATCACCAAGGCGGACAACGCCACGGCCCTTGACGCGGGCGCTTCCTGGACCGGCGCCACTGCGCCCGGCAGCGGCGACACCGCGGATTGGTCCGGCAGCTACACGGTCCTCGCCAACCTCGGCTCCTCCTTCACCGCCAGCACCCCGGTCTCCTGGCAGGGCATCTCGATCGGCAACATCACGGGCGCGGGAGCCGGCCTCGTCTCCATCGGCGGCACCGGCAACGCCAGCACCGGCAGCCAGATCACGATCGGCACCGGCGGCATCAACCTTTCCGCGGCCAACCAGAACGCCGTGCTCAACGCGGTCACACTGACCGTGACCGGCAGCGCGCAGAACTGGAACATCGCCACCGGACGCAATCTGCGCCTCGGAGCCACCGGCACCGGTTCGGCCAATGCCAAGCTCACCGGAACCGCCACCACCGTGATCACCGTGACCGGTGGCGGCGTGTGCGACCTGAACCAGGGCGGCGCGAGCGGTTTCTCCGATGCGGCGGGCTTCAACGGCTTCAACGGCAAGTGGATTGTCGACACCGGCACCACCTTGCGCGGCATCCGCAACGGGGCCACCGCCTTTGGCACCAGCACCGCGGCGGACACCATCACCCTGCAAGGCGGCACACTTGCGTCGGGCGGCATCACCGGCAGCCAGGGCAACTGGACGTGGACGAGCAACATCAAACTCGCCACCTCGACCAGCTCCAGCATCGACCAGCAGCTCCCCACCGGCACTGGCCGCTCCTTGAAATTGAACGGTGTCATTTCCGGAAGCGGGGACCTCGTCTTCAAGGAATCCGGCTCTGCCAACACCTTCGACAGCGATGACCTCGGCTTCGTCATCACCGGTAACAACACCCTCTCCGGCACCGTCACGATCGGTGGTGCGACGGAGAACGGCATCGCCGGCCGCCTGACATCCGTCCGTGTCGGCGGAGTCACGGGCAACGACACCACCCTGCCCGCGGGCACGACCGGAAATCTCGGCACCGCCGCGGTGGTCAACAACGGCGTGCTCACCTTCTCCCACTCCAACGCGTTCACGGCAGCGAACAACATCTCCGGCACAGGCACGGTCCGGGCGGGCAGCACCGGCATCACCGGCAGCAACACCCAGACCCTGACCCTCTCCGGCACGAACAGCTACTCCGGTGGCACGCAGGCGAACAATGGCTACCTGATTTTCGCGAACGCGGGTGCCGTACCCTCGACCGGGCTGATCACCATCAACGCGAGCGGTTCGCTGGTGTCCTCCGGTGCCCACACCACGGTGACCGAATGGCTCACCTCGGGATCGATCGCCACCAGCTCGACCGGTGCGATCGCCCTGCCCGGCGACTCCGCCGAAGCCGTGGACTTCACCGGCTACAACACCCTCGGACTTTCCACCAACCAAGCCAACGCCACCTTCACCGGCACCATCACCCCGGGCACCGGTGGTTACGTGTTCGGTGGCTCCTCCGGCACGAACCTGACGGTGGCGACCAACCTTGGTGGCACTTCGGGTTTCACGAAGTCCGGCTCCAGCACCATCACGCTCACCGGAACGAACACCTGGAGCGGCGACGCCCTCGTCAGCGGCGGCACGCTGCAGATCGGATCGGGTGGCAGTATCACGTCCTCCGGCGCTTTCGCCATCAACGGCGGGGCCACGGTCACCCAGTCGACGGGCACGGTCACCCTGAACAGCACCTCCACCAACCAGCCGATCCGGGTCTGCAGCGGCACGGGCAGCGCGACCACTGGCAGTTACACCTTGTCCGGTGGCACCTTGAATGTCCCCAACGTCGCCACCGCCATCTCCTACGGCGGCGCGAACACCGCCACCCTGACGATTTCCGGCGGCACGGCCAACCTCAAGGGACTTAACTTCACCGCAAGCACCAGCAGCACCGGCATTCTCACGCTCACCGGCGGCACCCTGAACATCGGCTCCGCGGGCATCACCAACACCAGCGGTGGCGGCACCCGCACGACCAACCTCGGTGCCGGCACTCTGGGGGCCTCGGCCGACTGGAGCAACGCCCAGAACGCTACCCTGACCGACGCCGCGACCGGCACGACCTTCAACACCCTGGATGCCGTCGACCACACCTCGGCCCGCACGGTCACCTTCAGTGGCGTGCTTTCCGGCGCGGGAGCACTGGTGAAGACCGGGGCCGGCACGCTCGCTCTCACGGGCATCAACACCTACACCGGTGCCACCACCGTCAATGGCGGCACCCTGCTCGTGGGCAACGGGACCTCCGGCAGCGCGGCCTCCAGCGCCGTCACGGTCACCACCGCTGGCACGCTCGCCGGTTCCGGCACCGTGGGTGCGGTGACCGCCAACGCGGGCGGCACCATTTCTCCGGGGGCAGGCCTGGGTGGATTGAACACCGGAGCTCTGGCGATCAACACGGACGCCAGCGCGGCCTTCGAGATCAACACCACCGCCCTCCAAGCCGATGTGATCCACGTCACGGGCAATGTGACGCTGGCGGGCAACCTGAACCTCAGCGACCTGGCGGCGGGCACTCCGTCGGTCGGATCGAAACTCACGCTGATCACCTACACCGGCACGCTTACCGGCACCTTTGCTGGCAAGGCGGAAGGTACCACCGTCACCGTGGGGGGCAATTCCTTCACCCTCCACTACAACGACGCCAACGCGGTGACCCTCACGGCCCTCTCCGCGGACGCCTACACCAGTTGGGCCACCTCGCACGGCCTGGGTGGAGCGGATGCCTTACGGGACGCCGATCCGGACCACGATGGCGTGAAGAACGTCCTCGAACTGCTCTTCGGCTCGGAGCCGAACCCAGCGAACTCCGGCGCATCGTCGCTGGCGAACCTTCCAGTCACCGAACTGGATGCCACCACGCTGCACTTCAGCTTCCACCGGGCCGCGGCTTCCATCTCCACGGTAACCCCCATCGTCCAATACAGCTCCGACCTGACCACCTGGTCCACGGCGACGGACGGCTCCAACGGGGTGACCTTCCAAACCACCACCGACGGCTATGGCACCGGAGTGGACAAGGTCACCGTGAACATCCCGCTCGCGCTGGGTGCCAATGGCAGGCTGTTCGCCCGCGTCCAGGTCGCAATTCCATAA
- a CDS encoding sialate O-acetylesterase: MSLKHLLPAILLLLGSVEAKTLKLFVLTGQSNALGMAGTTSQGMHALAPGQHPAEQTGGIPFYWDNRSDGTPTGDAALGASAGWTIVSPQTGGVYAGNDNHWGPEVGFARLLWDAGYRDFGIVKAARGDAGNSYWAKSAADNHMYRQVVDTVQAATLTLPPEYDDFTVSGVLYVQGESNDSTEASAAAARFSDLLMNLTADLPQATGLKGVFGEIAGTGTNRDTTRTNQKTLADSRADIGYAESNGLTLQAEDGQSSHYDADSEVLLGERMAAEMIGTGALDTNPLPAWSQLYGWYLADHGNAFDSSGAVQRLANLGDGTAARDLTRRVAGLTYQRPVTAAGGGIRGVLRFDGTNDLWANSTEFGPLTSGRSVAILCQVTSTADGFLFDGTTSTGRTRAQVRSGKWQVGTATSSAAWNGAETDTAARLTNTWQRHVFTFEPFDAGSSNTDTRIRHYINGTEVANVVDADVTNLSGLIIGGNGGSPFTRQAFDLAEMAVFSKVLDAFEVTALDTAWSSRWGTPGPVPFAAAVSQSAATIARFGRSELLHLALDCTATGTTTLKKVRLTLSPGTRANIDSIQLLSSGSTTTLNPSAPPQASHSPPLSDTIDLDCSSGLLEGRNHFSIAIIPRRQAPLGSTLDARIDSIVLEGTPSGTIVPTSPNPAGVLTLGLVPSFTDIRRSGQDGVNTYRIPGIVSDNHGALHAVFDIRHDSSADLPANIDVGYMRSTDGGASWSPMKAILDYDSTVSGSSGNGVGDPSILYDPVTDTLWTAALWSFGNHAYAGSGAGTSITQSGQYVLSKSSDGGTTWSAPINITAAVKDDVNWHLVFQGPGHGFSMRNGTLVFPSQYRDATGTVRVCSVFSSDHGATWDFGSGIPTSSPQTNENTACELDDGRVLFSMRTPSGSNGQRAWARYVPGGATPMKNGTWESLFRLAAVPDPVCQGSVIQWASKLAGQPRELVLFGNPASSSSRVNFTLRVSADAGASWPVSRSLYSGSSAYSSICILPDRSIGVLFEKDNYSLITFARVEESWLLNPATDTDGDGMPDAWETLNGLNPAVSNPNADPDGDGASNLQEYLAGTDPLSKTSVFALTSHAVTPGGLAITWQSIPGTSYAIESSTDLTSWSPVTGKEEIRAAATSSITTVPMNGGRRLFRVKVLR, from the coding sequence ATGTCGTTGAAACACCTGCTTCCCGCCATCCTCCTGCTGTTGGGATCGGTGGAAGCGAAGACCTTGAAGCTGTTCGTCCTGACCGGCCAATCCAACGCGCTCGGGATGGCGGGCACCACCAGCCAGGGCATGCACGCACTCGCACCCGGACAGCATCCGGCCGAACAGACAGGCGGCATCCCTTTCTACTGGGACAACCGTAGCGATGGCACACCCACCGGGGATGCCGCGCTGGGCGCGTCCGCGGGTTGGACGATCGTCTCGCCCCAGACCGGAGGGGTTTATGCGGGCAATGACAACCATTGGGGCCCCGAGGTCGGCTTCGCACGGCTGCTCTGGGACGCGGGCTACCGGGACTTCGGCATCGTGAAGGCGGCGAGGGGCGACGCCGGAAATTCCTACTGGGCGAAATCCGCGGCGGACAACCACATGTACCGCCAGGTGGTGGACACTGTCCAGGCCGCCACCCTCACCCTGCCCCCGGAATACGATGACTTCACGGTGTCCGGCGTGCTTTACGTGCAGGGGGAAAGCAATGACTCCACGGAGGCCTCCGCGGCCGCCGCCCGGTTCTCGGATCTGCTGATGAACCTCACCGCCGATCTGCCACAGGCCACGGGGCTCAAGGGAGTCTTCGGCGAGATCGCCGGCACCGGCACGAACCGCGACACCACCCGGACGAACCAAAAGACCCTCGCGGACAGCCGCGCCGACATCGGCTACGCCGAGTCCAACGGCCTCACCCTTCAGGCCGAAGACGGGCAATCCTCGCACTATGACGCCGACAGCGAGGTGCTTCTGGGCGAGCGCATGGCAGCGGAGATGATCGGCACGGGCGCCCTGGACACCAATCCTCTTCCCGCCTGGTCCCAATTGTATGGTTGGTATCTGGCCGACCACGGCAATGCGTTCGATTCCTCCGGAGCGGTACAGAGGCTGGCCAACCTCGGCGATGGCACCGCGGCCCGCGACCTCACACGCCGGGTGGCGGGGCTCACCTACCAGCGGCCGGTCACCGCCGCAGGTGGCGGCATCCGCGGGGTCCTGCGTTTCGATGGCACGAACGACCTGTGGGCGAATTCCACCGAGTTCGGACCTCTCACTTCCGGTCGTTCGGTCGCGATCCTTTGTCAGGTCACCAGCACGGCGGATGGCTTCCTTTTCGATGGCACCACCTCCACCGGAAGAACCCGTGCCCAGGTTCGCAGCGGAAAATGGCAGGTGGGAACGGCCACCAGCAGCGCCGCTTGGAATGGCGCGGAAACCGACACCGCGGCCCGCCTGACCAATACGTGGCAGCGCCACGTGTTCACCTTCGAACCCTTCGACGCCGGCAGCAGCAACACCGACACCCGCATCCGTCACTACATCAACGGCACCGAGGTGGCGAATGTGGTCGACGCGGACGTCACCAACCTCAGCGGACTGATCATCGGCGGCAACGGCGGCAGCCCTTTCACACGGCAGGCATTCGACCTGGCGGAGATGGCCGTCTTTTCCAAGGTCCTCGATGCGTTCGAAGTGACCGCCCTCGATACCGCGTGGTCCTCGCGCTGGGGGACACCCGGCCCCGTGCCATTCGCCGCGGCAGTCAGCCAGAGCGCCGCCACCATCGCCCGGTTCGGTCGCAGCGAATTACTCCATCTGGCATTGGATTGCACCGCCACCGGGACCACCACGCTGAAAAAGGTCCGCCTTACCCTCAGCCCGGGAACACGTGCCAACATCGATTCGATCCAACTCCTGTCTTCGGGGTCGACAACCACCCTCAATCCTTCGGCCCCTCCCCAGGCAAGCCATTCTCCTCCCCTTTCGGATACGATCGATCTGGATTGCTCAAGCGGGCTGCTGGAGGGCAGGAACCATTTTTCGATAGCCATCATTCCCCGCCGCCAGGCACCACTGGGCTCCACGCTGGACGCAAGGATCGACTCCATCGTGCTCGAAGGAACGCCCTCCGGCACCATCGTTCCCACCTCTCCCAATCCCGCCGGAGTTCTCACGCTCGGGCTGGTGCCTTCCTTCACCGACATCCGCCGGAGCGGTCAGGACGGCGTGAACACGTACCGCATTCCCGGGATCGTCTCGGACAACCACGGTGCCTTGCACGCGGTCTTCGACATCCGCCATGACAGCAGCGCGGACCTACCTGCAAACATCGACGTGGGCTACATGCGGAGCACCGATGGCGGCGCCTCGTGGAGCCCGATGAAAGCGATCCTCGATTACGACTCCACGGTATCCGGCTCCTCAGGCAATGGCGTCGGCGATCCGAGCATCCTTTACGATCCGGTCACCGACACCCTGTGGACGGCCGCCCTGTGGTCGTTTGGCAACCACGCTTACGCGGGCTCCGGCGCTGGAACCTCCATCACCCAATCGGGCCAGTATGTCCTCTCGAAGAGCTCGGACGGCGGCACCACCTGGTCCGCTCCGATCAACATCACGGCGGCGGTGAAGGACGACGTCAATTGGCACCTCGTCTTCCAAGGCCCCGGCCACGGCTTCTCGATGCGGAACGGCACTTTGGTGTTCCCGTCGCAGTACCGCGATGCCACCGGTACCGTGCGGGTGTGCTCCGTGTTCAGCAGCGACCACGGTGCGACCTGGGATTTCGGCTCCGGAATCCCCACCTCTTCCCCGCAGACCAACGAGAACACCGCCTGCGAACTCGACGATGGCCGCGTGCTGTTCTCAATGCGCACGCCATCGGGCTCCAATGGACAACGTGCCTGGGCACGCTACGTGCCGGGCGGAGCGACTCCGATGAAGAACGGCACGTGGGAGTCTCTGTTCCGTCTGGCAGCGGTGCCCGATCCGGTTTGCCAAGGCAGCGTGATCCAGTGGGCGAGCAAACTGGCCGGCCAGCCCCGCGAACTCGTCCTGTTTGGCAATCCGGCGAGTTCGTCATCACGCGTCAATTTCACGCTGCGGGTCTCCGCGGACGCGGGTGCCTCCTGGCCGGTCTCGCGATCGCTGTATTCAGGATCGAGCGCCTATTCCTCGATCTGCATCCTCCCGGACCGGTCGATCGGCGTCCTTTTCGAAAAGGACAACTACAGCCTGATCACCTTCGCGCGGGTCGAGGAAAGCTGGCTGCTCAATCCCGCCACCGACACCGATGGCGACGGCATGCCCGATGCCTGGGAAACGCTCAACGGCCTGAATCCGGCCGTCTCGAACCCGAACGCGGATCCGGATGGTGATGGCGCGAGCAACCTCCAGGAATACCTCGCCGGGACCGATCCGTTGTCGAAAACCTCCGTGTTCGCCCTCACTTCCCACGCGGTGACGCCCGGAGGACTTGCCATCACTTGGCAGTCGATCCCGGGCACCTCCTATGCCATCGAAAGCAGCACCGATCTCACGAGTTGGTCCCCGGTGACCGGCAAGGAGGAGATCCGTGCCGCGGCCACCAGTTCCATCACAACCGTTCCGATGAATGGCGGTCGCCGGCTCTTCCGCGTGAAGGTCCTGCGCTGA
- a CDS encoding substrate-binding domain-containing protein, translating to MRVRIQAAEWKDHLPGERRLAEILQVGRDTIRLAIQQLEREGVISPAEAGSRRRILVTEFAPAKASKSRSLRIGLLAHRPLEQLPQPVLLEVDQIRRALAGKGGSLEVFAPSWYEHRHPAKRLETFVGEEPCSAWILLRSSEAVQRWFMQSGHPCLIRGYPHEGIDLPHIDVDWEATARHAAGKLWRLGHQRVGILVPTDALRGVAAAVKGALELGEIGFQAFEIVENGTVEGMARALTRALQLKNPPTAFITTRPRQAATALTWLASKGVRVPTDLSIITLAREPFLEHLVPEVTGYSVDPDAVAKQVLRRLSSLIAGNPHPGGNSWITPDVVKGASVAEVRR from the coding sequence ATGCGGGTCAGGATTCAAGCCGCCGAATGGAAGGACCACCTGCCGGGCGAGCGGCGTCTGGCGGAGATACTCCAGGTCGGGCGGGACACCATCCGCCTGGCGATCCAGCAACTGGAGCGGGAGGGCGTGATCAGCCCCGCCGAGGCTGGCAGCCGCCGCCGCATCCTGGTGACCGAATTCGCGCCAGCGAAGGCGTCGAAGTCCCGCTCGCTGCGCATTGGCCTGCTGGCCCACCGTCCTCTGGAACAGCTTCCGCAGCCTGTCTTGCTCGAAGTCGATCAGATCCGCCGGGCGTTGGCGGGGAAGGGGGGATCACTGGAGGTTTTCGCTCCGTCCTGGTATGAACACCGCCATCCCGCCAAGCGCCTGGAAACCTTTGTCGGGGAGGAGCCATGCAGCGCGTGGATTCTGCTGCGTTCCAGCGAGGCAGTGCAGCGGTGGTTCATGCAAAGCGGTCATCCGTGTCTGATCAGGGGCTATCCACACGAGGGGATCGATCTGCCGCACATCGATGTCGATTGGGAAGCCACCGCGCGGCATGCCGCGGGAAAGCTGTGGAGGCTCGGTCACCAGCGGGTGGGTATTCTGGTGCCGACCGATGCATTGCGTGGTGTCGCTGCAGCGGTGAAAGGGGCGTTGGAACTCGGCGAGATCGGTTTCCAAGCGTTCGAGATCGTCGAAAACGGCACGGTCGAAGGCATGGCTCGCGCGCTCACCCGGGCCCTCCAGTTGAAAAATCCGCCCACCGCTTTCATCACCACCCGCCCGCGCCAGGCGGCGACGGCCCTCACCTGGTTGGCTTCGAAAGGAGTGAGGGTCCCCACCGATCTGAGCATCATCACGCTCGCCCGCGAGCCATTCCTCGAGCACCTCGTGCCGGAGGTCACCGGCTACAGCGTCGATCCGGACGCGGTGGCGAAGCAGGTGCTGCGACGCCTGTCATCGCTGATCGCGGGCAATCCCCACCCGGGAGGAAACTCGTGGATCACCCCGGATGTGGTCAAAGGCGCGTCGGTGGCGGAAGTCCGGCGTTGA